One window of uncultured Methanoregula sp. genomic DNA carries:
- the hisH gene encoding imidazole glycerol phosphate synthase subunit HisH, with protein sequence MVSDVKKSTVAIVDLGMGNLFSIKHACDYVGLDGFLTSSPGQISDADAIILPGMGAFGDAMIALESLSLIDTLQESVTLKKPLLGICLGMQIFMSYGTEFGYHKGLGFIDGRVERFQNPVTDTMRLKVPQNGWNRLHKTTILPDPWTGTPLSGLPDGVYMYFNHSYYVIPESSDVIIATTTYGDCNFCSAVKKENLIGLQCHPERSGKTGLAVYRNFAGMIEQYI encoded by the coding sequence ATGGTATCTGATGTTAAAAAATCCACGGTGGCAATTGTAGATCTTGGTATGGGGAATCTCTTCAGTATCAAACATGCCTGCGACTACGTTGGTCTCGATGGCTTTCTTACCTCGTCTCCCGGTCAGATATCTGATGCAGATGCAATTATTCTTCCGGGCATGGGTGCGTTTGGCGATGCCATGATTGCACTGGAATCTCTCTCCCTGATCGATACGTTGCAGGAAAGCGTAACGTTAAAAAAACCACTCCTCGGTATCTGCCTTGGCATGCAGATATTCATGTCCTACGGAACCGAGTTCGGATACCATAAAGGACTTGGATTCATTGATGGACGTGTCGAACGTTTCCAGAACCCGGTGACAGATACTATGCGCCTGAAGGTTCCTCAGAACGGGTGGAACCGGTTGCATAAAACGACGATTCTGCCCGATCCCTGGACGGGGACTCCACTGTCAGGCCTTCCTGACGGAGTATATATGTACTTTAACCATTCTTATTACGTGATCCCCGAATCTTCTGATGTGATCATAGCAACGACGACGTATGGTGACTGCAATTTCTGCTCTGCAGTGAAAAAGGAAAATCTCATCGGTCTTCAGTGCCATCCCGAAAGGAGCGGTAAAACAGGTCTTGCAGTATACCGGAATTTCGCCGGCATGATCGAACAATATATCTGA
- the hisH gene encoding imidazole glycerol phosphate synthase subunit HisH has protein sequence MSELSPLIIIDYGMGNLGSMANMLKRIRIPAKISSDPGDIEAADKLILPGVGSFDHAMQKLQELDLIEVLNKKVVREKTPILGICLGMQLFTKTSEEGVHQGLGWMDAKTIKFNPIEGISLKIPHMGWDTLDIRKPHFLMQDTDSNAMYYFVHSFYVVCNRSEDILSTSHYGYDFVASFAKDNIIGVQFHPEKSHKYGMKLLENFCNHK, from the coding sequence ATGAGCGAATTATCCCCACTAATAATCATCGATTACGGTATGGGAAATCTTGGTTCGATGGCAAACATGCTGAAAAGAATCAGAATCCCTGCAAAAATATCATCAGATCCCGGAGACATTGAAGCTGCAGATAAATTAATTCTGCCCGGCGTCGGCTCATTCGATCATGCGATGCAAAAGTTACAGGAACTTGATTTAATAGAAGTTCTTAATAAAAAGGTCGTTCGGGAAAAAACTCCCATCCTGGGCATTTGTCTGGGTATGCAGCTATTTACAAAAACAAGTGAAGAGGGCGTTCATCAGGGATTAGGGTGGATGGACGCAAAAACAATTAAATTCAATCCAATCGAGGGCATATCTCTCAAGATACCCCATATGGGATGGGACACCCTGGATATCAGAAAACCGCATTTCCTGATGCAGGATACTGATAGTAATGCCATGTATTATTTTGTCCATTCATTCTATGTTGTATGTAATCGCAGCGAGGATATTTTATCAACATCGCACTATGGATACGATTTTGTAGCTTCGTTTGCAAAGGATAATATCATCGGAGTTCAGTTTCATCCGGAAAAAAGCCATAAATACGGCATGAAATTATTAGAGAACTTCTGTAATCATAAATAA
- a CDS encoding DegT/DnrJ/EryC1/StrS family aminotransferase — translation MTWKIPLFKMYWDDNDVAEVTAAIKSGMSWASGPQVGLFEKMIADYIGTKYCLTFNSGTSALHAVLSAYGIGPGDEVIVPSFTFIATANAPKFVGAKPVFADIEESTFGLDPAEVEARITPQTKAIIPVHYGGFPCKIRELQKTADDHGIPLIEDAAEAFGASVEKKMVGTFGDSAILSFCQNKIITTGEGGAVVTSNQELYERMKLIRSHGRPDAVDYFSTTDVLDYVSLGYNMRISTMTAALGIAQLRKIEFILSQRRADAEYYRSRLTHIPQISIPTEEPQTHPVYQLFSIRAKNRDKLIKFLEAEGIMTKVYFSPVHKTHYYQKVLGYSDSLPVTEAVSDEIISLPFYPGISKTDMDCVIASIEKFYGLM, via the coding sequence ATGACCTGGAAAATACCGCTCTTTAAAATGTACTGGGATGACAATGATGTTGCTGAAGTAACTGCAGCCATAAAATCCGGCATGAGCTGGGCTTCAGGTCCCCAGGTTGGCCTTTTTGAAAAAATGATTGCTGATTATATCGGCACTAAGTATTGTCTTACCTTCAATTCAGGCACTTCAGCCCTCCACGCAGTACTATCGGCATACGGGATTGGGCCGGGCGATGAAGTTATTGTCCCATCATTCACTTTTATCGCTACTGCAAATGCCCCGAAATTCGTTGGTGCAAAACCGGTTTTTGCAGATATTGAAGAATCAACCTTTGGTCTCGATCCCGCTGAAGTCGAAGCCCGGATTACTCCTCAAACCAAAGCGATAATTCCGGTTCATTATGGCGGTTTCCCCTGTAAAATCAGGGAGTTGCAGAAAACTGCTGATGACCACGGAATTCCCTTAATCGAAGATGCGGCAGAAGCCTTTGGTGCCAGCGTGGAAAAGAAGATGGTCGGGACATTCGGGGATTCTGCAATCCTGAGTTTCTGCCAGAATAAAATCATCACAACGGGAGAAGGGGGGGCGGTCGTTACCAGTAATCAGGAACTCTATGAAAGGATGAAACTTATCAGGTCCCATGGCCGCCCGGATGCCGTGGATTATTTTTCAACTACCGATGTGCTGGATTATGTCTCACTGGGATATAATATGCGGATTTCAACCATGACAGCGGCTCTCGGCATTGCACAGTTACGGAAAATTGAGTTTATTCTTTCACAAAGACGGGCTGACGCTGAATATTACCGGTCGCGGCTGACACATATACCCCAGATATCCATTCCGACTGAAGAGCCACAAACTCATCCCGTATACCAGCTTTTCTCAATACGAGCTAAAAACCGCGATAAGCTGATCAAATTCCTTGAAGCGGAGGGAATAATGACCAAAGTGTATTTCTCACCGGTGCATAAAACTCATTATTATCAGAAGGTTCTGGGGTATTCAGATTCACTACCGGTAACAGAAGCAGTTTCTGATGAAATTATCAGCCTCCCATTTTATCCGGGAATTTCAAAAACGGATATGGATTGTGTAATTGCTTCAATTGAAAAATTTTACGGGTTGATGTAA
- a CDS encoding imidazole glycerol phosphate synthase cyclase subunit has protein sequence MNILFNVRVIPRLDIKGPNLVKGIHLEGLRVLGKPEQFARYYYETGADELIYIDVVASLYGRNSILDMIKKTSQEIFIPLTVGGGLRTIGDIQNALRAGADKVALNTAAIRDPALLREASKKFGSSTIVVSIAAKKKEAGVYEAFTDNGRERTGINVIEWAKKAEELGAGEIYLMSIDRDGTGLGYDIGLIKSVAKAVSIPVIAAGGAGKLDHLSEVINDGCADAISMASILHYAFIETNYLDADYSSEGNIEFLKNIKKFTKVNGATITDIKNHLLTKGISCRPVEDRT, from the coding sequence GTGAATATTCTGTTTAATGTCCGCGTAATCCCCCGACTCGATATAAAAGGTCCGAATCTGGTCAAGGGAATTCATCTTGAAGGGCTCCGTGTGCTGGGCAAACCCGAGCAGTTTGCGCGATATTATTATGAAACCGGCGCCGACGAACTCATATACATTGACGTTGTTGCGAGCCTGTACGGAAGGAACAGTATTCTGGATATGATCAAAAAAACCTCGCAGGAAATTTTCATCCCGCTGACAGTAGGGGGTGGACTGAGGACGATCGGGGATATCCAAAATGCCCTCAGAGCCGGTGCCGACAAAGTGGCGTTAAATACTGCTGCAATCCGGGACCCTGCCCTGTTAAGGGAAGCCTCCAAGAAATTTGGATCATCGACAATTGTCGTTTCAATCGCTGCCAAAAAAAAAGAGGCTGGTGTTTATGAAGCGTTCACTGATAACGGCAGGGAACGAACCGGAATAAATGTTATCGAATGGGCAAAAAAAGCAGAGGAACTCGGTGCCGGTGAGATTTACCTGATGTCTATTGATCGCGACGGAACCGGGCTTGGGTATGATATCGGACTCATTAAATCTGTTGCGAAAGCGGTATCAATTCCGGTTATTGCTGCCGGCGGGGCTGGTAAACTGGATCACCTGTCAGAGGTGATTAATGACGGTTGTGCTGATGCCATCAGCATGGCCTCGATTCTCCATTATGCATTTATCGAGACAAATTACCTTGATGCCGACTATTCATCTGAGGGGAACATTGAATTTTTGAAAAATATCAAGAAATTCACGAAAGTGAATGGGGCAACAATCACCGATATAAAAAACCATCTTCTGACGAAGGGGATATCCTGCCGGCCCGTGGAGGATCGCACGTAA
- a CDS encoding AglZ/HisF2 family acetamidino modification protein: MIRTRVIPCLLLKGQGLVKTVAFTDPKYVGDPINAVKIFNDKEVHELVFLDITASIEKRAPRLDYIADIASECFMPLGYGGGIRTVKQAEDIFNRGVEKIILNSYAVENPSFIQELADLFGSQSIVVSVDVKKNFLGNYQTYTYSGKTRTQWDPVTWAKEAERLGAGEIFLNSIDRDGKMNGYDIPLIKKITENVGIPVIACGGAGNILDFGKAIHEGGASAVSAGSLFVFHGKYKAVLINFPSDEELKKVLS; this comes from the coding sequence TTGATTCGTACACGGGTAATCCCCTGCTTACTGTTAAAAGGGCAGGGACTGGTAAAAACCGTTGCCTTTACCGATCCAAAATATGTTGGAGATCCAATAAATGCGGTAAAAATATTCAACGATAAAGAAGTCCACGAACTGGTTTTTCTTGACATTACTGCATCAATAGAAAAAAGAGCTCCCCGGCTGGACTATATCGCCGACATTGCAAGCGAGTGCTTCATGCCCCTCGGCTATGGTGGTGGAATAAGGACGGTCAAACAGGCAGAGGATATTTTTAACCGGGGTGTTGAAAAAATAATATTAAATTCTTATGCTGTTGAAAATCCATCTTTTATCCAGGAACTTGCGGATCTGTTCGGAAGCCAGAGTATTGTAGTTTCCGTAGATGTTAAAAAGAATTTTTTAGGCAATTACCAGACCTATACGTACAGCGGTAAAACCAGAACCCAGTGGGATCCGGTCACATGGGCAAAGGAAGCAGAAAGACTGGGTGCAGGAGAAATTTTTCTGAATTCCATTGATCGGGATGGAAAGATGAATGGTTACGATATTCCATTAATTAAAAAAATTACAGAAAACGTCGGCATCCCGGTAATTGCATGCGGCGGTGCAGGGAATATATTAGACTTTGGAAAAGCAATACATGAAGGCGGTGCTTCAGCAGTATCTGCTGGGAGCCTGTTTGTCTTTCATGGAAAATACAAGGCAGTTCTCATAAATTTTCCATCGGACGAGGAATTGAAAAAAGTATTATCCTGA
- a CDS encoding polysaccharide biosynthesis protein, translating to MNNKSFYKNKRILVTGGAGSIGRELVRKILDYDPFIVRVLDNNETGLFDLENELGSNKIRPLIGDIRDKDRLLMAFDGIDIVFHASALKHVPLCESNPFDAVKTNVIGTQNVLDAALSKEVEKVINVSTDKAVNPTNVMGATKLLAERLTISANYYRGNKRTVFSSVRFGNVLNSRGSVIPLFLNQIQKGGPLTITDKKMTRFFMDIPSAVNLIINAGRISQGREIFILKMSAMGISDLAQAMIEEFAPKYGFKPEDIGMQVIGKRGGEKLYEELMTKEEAASAYENDEMFLILPQKITHEEPFAVQVEKSFKKSKIEEFSSRNSKLLTIGEIHALFRQLHDNSNSKS from the coding sequence ATGAACAATAAATCGTTCTATAAAAACAAACGTATCCTCGTAACCGGAGGAGCCGGCTCCATCGGACGGGAACTTGTCAGAAAAATCCTGGATTATGATCCTTTTATCGTAAGGGTTTTAGATAACAATGAAACCGGATTGTTTGATCTGGAGAACGAGCTGGGTTCAAATAAAATCCGCCCCCTTATAGGGGATATCCGTGATAAGGACCGGCTCCTGATGGCATTCGACGGAATTGATATTGTTTTTCATGCATCGGCACTGAAACACGTCCCATTATGTGAATCCAACCCATTCGATGCGGTAAAAACCAATGTTATCGGAACACAGAATGTCCTGGATGCAGCACTCTCAAAAGAAGTTGAAAAAGTGATTAACGTCAGTACCGACAAAGCCGTAAATCCTACGAATGTAATGGGAGCAACAAAGCTCCTTGCAGAACGACTTACGATTTCTGCAAATTATTACCGGGGGAACAAACGTACTGTTTTTTCAAGCGTCAGATTCGGAAATGTCCTGAACTCGCGGGGATCAGTAATACCCCTTTTCCTGAACCAGATCCAGAAAGGGGGGCCGCTGACAATAACCGACAAGAAAATGACACGGTTTTTTATGGATATTCCGTCTGCGGTTAATTTAATCATTAATGCAGGAAGGATAAGCCAGGGCAGAGAAATCTTCATTCTGAAGATGTCTGCTATGGGTATATCTGATCTCGCTCAGGCAATGATCGAGGAATTTGCACCGAAATATGGTTTTAAACCGGAAGATATCGGCATGCAAGTTATTGGTAAACGGGGTGGAGAGAAACTGTACGAGGAACTTATGACCAAAGAAGAGGCTGCCTCTGCGTATGAGAATGATGAAATGTTTCTGATTTTACCTCAAAAAATTACTCATGAGGAGCCGTTTGCGGTGCAGGTTGAGAAATCTTTCAAAAAATCCAAAATTGAAGAATTTTCATCGAGAAACTCGAAATTGCTTACGATAGGAGAAATTCATGCATTATTCAGGCAACTTCACGATAATTCGAATAGTAAGTCATAA
- a CDS encoding N-acetyl sugar amidotransferase, with protein sequence MQRQYQICNKCVMDTTDPEIQFDEQGICNHCKQYDELVAKHVKTGEPGRLQLNAIIKKVKEEQKKKEYDCIIGMSGGVDSSYVACKVRELGLRPLAVHLDNGWDSELAVKNIELLLKKLDIDLYTHVIDWDEFRDIQLSFLRASTPDSEIPSDHAIFSVLYQMANKIGTKYIILGNNIRTETHLPATWSQGHMDWKYIYSVHKKFGSVPFKTFPHLDFFQYQKNLLLNETVNILDYLDYSKKDALQYLEKEVGWRYYGGKHYESIYTRFFQGYILPKKFGFDKRKSHLSSLICSGEMERKDALNELKSEPYPVELQNEDKTYVIKKLGLTEQEFGQIMANPPKTFWDYPSYRKTLANPLINIPFTYSFRALMMLKRISHR encoded by the coding sequence ATGCAACGGCAATACCAGATTTGCAATAAATGTGTCATGGACACGACCGATCCTGAAATTCAGTTTGATGAACAAGGGATTTGTAATCATTGCAAGCAATACGATGAATTAGTTGCAAAACATGTTAAAACCGGAGAACCCGGCCGCCTCCAGCTTAATGCAATTATCAAGAAAGTAAAGGAGGAACAAAAAAAGAAAGAATACGATTGTATTATCGGTATGAGTGGAGGGGTAGACAGTTCCTACGTTGCCTGTAAGGTCAGAGAACTTGGCTTAAGGCCGCTTGCAGTCCACTTGGACAATGGCTGGGATTCAGAACTTGCAGTCAAGAATATTGAACTCCTTTTAAAAAAACTCGACATTGATCTTTACACTCATGTTATCGATTGGGATGAATTCAGAGATATCCAGTTATCATTTTTGAGGGCATCCACTCCGGACTCGGAAATCCCATCAGATCATGCAATTTTTTCTGTTCTGTATCAGATGGCAAATAAAATCGGTACAAAATACATTATTCTCGGAAATAATATCAGGACAGAAACACATCTCCCCGCAACATGGTCACAGGGACACATGGACTGGAAATATATTTATTCCGTCCATAAAAAATTCGGAAGTGTGCCTTTCAAAACATTTCCACACCTTGATTTTTTCCAATACCAAAAGAATTTACTTCTCAATGAAACCGTAAATATTCTCGATTATCTGGACTATTCAAAGAAAGATGCGTTGCAATATCTTGAAAAAGAGGTCGGCTGGCGATACTATGGCGGGAAACACTATGAATCGATTTATACAAGGTTTTTCCAGGGATACATTCTTCCAAAAAAATTTGGCTTCGATAAGAGAAAAAGCCACCTCTCATCATTGATTTGTTCCGGGGAGATGGAGAGGAAAGACGCATTGAATGAATTAAAATCAGAGCCTTATCCTGTTGAGCTACAGAACGAGGATAAAACATATGTAATCAAAAAACTGGGCCTGACCGAGCAGGAATTCGGGCAGATCATGGCAAATCCGCCTAAAACATTCTGGGATTATCCCTCCTACAGAAAAACACTGGCAAATCCCCTAATAAATATACCATTCACCTATTCGTTCAGGGCTCTGATGATGTTGAAACGAATTTCACATCGGTAA
- a CDS encoding N-acetyl sugar amidotransferase, which produces MDKLKNILDRQLENRPKNVFFCKSCVLSNQRPRLIFDKNGVCTACQFAKEKKNTIDWTEREKQLQKLCDTFRRTNGEYDVIVPCSGGKDSASVAHRLKHDYGMHPLTVTWSPFMYTEIGWQNFQDFIKSGFPNIMGSPNGGLHRKLARIGLEAVGDPFLPFIYGQMSFAFHIAMKFDIKLIFFGENGEAEYGGSTKNNYRPFMPIEDWADLYFKGATVDDLLDWGLENNILKPDDFNESDLTFYRPPPVDELTGRGIQMHWFSYYHKWVPQENYYYCAEHTGFQANPEGRSEGTYSKYASLDDRLDGLHYWLGFIKFGIGRATSDAAHEIRDGHITREEAVALVHRYDGEFPAKHFKESLEYLNISEEKFWDIVEKYRIASPHIWEKVDGTWKLKHQVQNNSN; this is translated from the coding sequence ATGGATAAGCTCAAAAATATTCTCGATCGGCAACTTGAGAATCGTCCTAAAAACGTTTTTTTTTGCAAGAGCTGTGTTCTCTCGAATCAGCGGCCACGGCTGATATTTGATAAAAATGGCGTGTGTACTGCATGTCAGTTTGCAAAGGAAAAAAAGAATACAATTGACTGGACAGAGCGGGAAAAGCAGCTCCAGAAATTATGCGACACGTTCCGCAGGACCAATGGCGAATATGATGTCATCGTTCCCTGCAGCGGGGGAAAAGACAGCGCGAGCGTTGCGCACAGATTAAAACATGATTATGGGATGCATCCTCTGACGGTTACCTGGTCCCCCTTCATGTATACAGAAATCGGGTGGCAGAACTTCCAGGACTTTATAAAGTCCGGGTTTCCGAATATCATGGGATCCCCGAACGGGGGTCTTCACCGGAAACTGGCACGAATCGGACTTGAAGCCGTTGGCGATCCCTTCCTGCCATTTATTTACGGTCAGATGTCCTTTGCGTTCCACATCGCCATGAAGTTTGATATCAAACTGATCTTTTTTGGTGAAAACGGGGAGGCAGAATATGGGGGCTCGACAAAGAACAATTATCGCCCATTCATGCCAATTGAGGACTGGGCCGATCTTTATTTCAAAGGTGCAACGGTAGATGATCTTCTCGACTGGGGACTTGAGAATAACATCCTGAAACCTGATGATTTCAATGAGAGCGACCTGACATTCTACCGCCCTCCCCCTGTGGATGAACTTACCGGGCGGGGAATCCAGATGCACTGGTTCTCCTATTATCATAAATGGGTTCCGCAGGAGAATTACTACTATTGCGCTGAGCATACGGGTTTCCAGGCAAATCCAGAAGGACGTTCGGAAGGCACCTATTCGAAATATGCAAGTCTTGATGACCGGCTCGATGGTTTACATTACTGGCTCGGCTTCATAAAATTCGGCATAGGCCGTGCAACCTCAGATGCAGCTCACGAGATCAGGGACGGGCATATCACCCGGGAAGAAGCGGTCGCACTTGTCCACCGGTATGACGGTGAATTTCCTGCAAAGCACTTTAAGGAATCTCTCGAATACCTGAATATCAGTGAAGAGAAATTCTGGGATATTGTTGAAAAATACCGGATTGCTTCACCCCACATCTGGGAAAAAGTAGATGGGACCTGGAAATTAAAACATCAGGTCCAGAATAATTCCAATTAA
- the neuC gene encoding UDP-N-acetylglucosamine 2-epimerase, with the protein MKRKILYISGTRADFGLMTTVLKKIDTHPHLSLEIVATGMHLMEEFGMTVQEIQDAGFSVRRIDAKIEGDNTASMVRFIGNFLQQLGIELQANRPDMILVLGDRGEMLAGAIAGSYMNIPVVHIHGGEISSTVDDITRHAITKLSHIHLAATEESAHRIARMGEDPSRIFIVGAPGLDELHMINPISQDILTARYGIDPEMPLILVLQHPVSQEACLAADQIKNTLDAVLETGEQAIIIYPNADAGGSEMIRVIHSYKPNKFIRIVKNIPHNDFLSLLRISSVLVGNSSSGIIEAPSLGIPVVNIGTRQWGRQRAQNVIDTGYEKDQIAAAIRKALTDATFIKEVRLCRNPYGDGKSADKIIKILNEIRIDAALLQKRMTY; encoded by the coding sequence ATGAAAAGGAAGATCCTGTATATCAGTGGAACGCGTGCGGATTTCGGACTTATGACAACAGTTCTTAAAAAAATTGATACGCACCCGCATCTTTCTCTCGAAATTGTTGCTACCGGTATGCATCTGATGGAAGAATTTGGGATGACCGTCCAGGAAATCCAGGATGCGGGTTTTTCCGTCCGCAGGATCGATGCAAAAATTGAGGGTGACAACACTGCTTCCATGGTCAGGTTCATTGGAAATTTTCTTCAGCAACTGGGAATAGAGTTGCAGGCCAACAGGCCCGATATGATTCTTGTACTGGGAGACCGGGGGGAGATGCTTGCCGGGGCAATCGCTGGATCATATATGAATATTCCGGTTGTACATATCCACGGCGGGGAGATTTCTTCGACAGTTGATGATATTACACGCCATGCCATTACAAAATTGTCACATATCCATCTCGCAGCTACAGAAGAAAGTGCCCATCGTATCGCCCGGATGGGAGAAGATCCATCAAGGATATTTATTGTGGGAGCACCCGGCCTGGATGAGCTCCACATGATCAATCCAATCTCTCAGGATATCCTTACTGCCCGGTATGGGATTGATCCGGAAATGCCCTTGATTCTTGTACTGCAGCATCCCGTTTCACAGGAGGCCTGCCTGGCGGCAGATCAGATTAAGAATACACTTGATGCGGTTCTTGAAACAGGGGAACAGGCCATTATTATCTATCCGAATGCGGACGCCGGCGGAAGTGAAATGATACGAGTGATTCACTCGTATAAACCGAATAAATTCATCCGGATCGTAAAAAATATCCCTCACAATGATTTTCTTAGTCTCCTGAGAATTTCATCAGTACTCGTAGGCAACTCGAGCAGCGGAATCATAGAAGCCCCCTCATTGGGGATTCCGGTGGTAAATATCGGTACACGCCAGTGGGGCCGGCAGCGTGCGCAAAATGTCATTGATACCGGCTATGAAAAAGATCAGATTGCTGCAGCGATTCGAAAAGCTCTGACTGATGCTACATTTATAAAAGAAGTCCGTTTATGCCGGAATCCCTACGGGGATGGGAAATCTGCAGACAAAATTATTAAAATTTTAAACGAGATTCGTATTGACGCAGCATTATTACAAAAAAGGATGACATATTGA
- the neuB gene encoding N-acetylneuraminate synthase, translated as MVSKISVGHRDIGPDYPCFVIAEAGVNHNGDLRMAKKMIAIAAASHADAVKFQTFCTERIALRSAPKADYQHRNSSMDETQYLMLKKLELTEAQFGELSDYARKKKILFLSTPFDTGSVEILEKIGIPAYKISSGELTNFPLLKIIASKKKPVIVSTGMADLGEVREAVTFLKKCGVKDLALLHCTSEYPASINEVNLRAMDTLRYSFDVPIGYSDHTTGIFVPLLAVAHGACIIEKHFTLDKNLPGPDHQASLDPDELKEMIQKIRLTERALGTGEKKPTKSEEIMRMVSRKSLVAVKKITKGTKITPDMIDCKRPGSGLSPQHLPEIINATAKRTIPVDSLITLDMIE; from the coding sequence ATGGTTTCAAAAATATCGGTAGGACATCGTGACATCGGGCCGGATTACCCTTGCTTTGTAATAGCTGAAGCCGGGGTAAATCATAACGGAGATCTGCGTATGGCAAAAAAAATGATTGCGATCGCAGCAGCCTCCCATGCAGATGCAGTAAAATTCCAGACATTCTGCACCGAAAGGATTGCTCTTCGTAGTGCACCCAAAGCAGATTATCAGCACAGGAACTCCTCGATGGATGAAACGCAATACCTGATGCTGAAAAAACTGGAGTTGACTGAAGCACAATTCGGAGAGTTATCCGACTATGCCCGCAAAAAAAAGATCCTTTTTTTATCAACACCTTTTGATACGGGGAGTGTGGAAATCCTTGAAAAAATCGGAATTCCCGCATATAAAATATCTTCTGGCGAACTGACAAATTTTCCCCTTTTGAAAATAATTGCCTCAAAGAAGAAACCAGTCATTGTATCGACGGGTATGGCCGACCTCGGGGAGGTCCGTGAAGCGGTTACATTCCTTAAAAAATGCGGAGTGAAAGATCTTGCCCTCCTTCATTGTACTTCTGAATACCCTGCCTCAATAAATGAAGTTAACCTGCGTGCGATGGATACGCTCAGGTATTCGTTCGACGTACCAATCGGATATTCAGATCATACAACAGGAATTTTCGTCCCGCTTCTTGCTGTGGCCCACGGTGCGTGTATCATAGAAAAACATTTTACCTTAGATAAAAATCTTCCAGGACCGGATCACCAGGCATCTCTCGATCCCGATGAACTGAAGGAAATGATCCAAAAGATCCGCCTGACCGAACGTGCACTAGGTACTGGTGAGAAAAAACCAACAAAATCGGAAGAGATTATGCGAATGGTCTCACGAAAAAGCCTTGTGGCAGTAAAAAAAATCACAAAAGGAACGAAAATTACACCGGATATGATAGATTGCAAACGACCGGGATCCGGTTTGTCCCCCCAACACTTGCCTGAAATAATCAATGCGACTGCCAAACGGACTATTCCGGTTGATTCTCTGATCACATTGGATATGATCGAATGA
- a CDS encoding acyltransferase: MRFPHWEHPEIIEGKPTKYSWIVQHKDNFTLGSQTDIGAFTYINAKNGVSIEDFVQIGSHCSIYSISTIDDKAGKVILGRNCRIGSHSVIMPGVTIGNNSRIGAFSFVNTDIPDNVVAYGIPARVIRPLTSEEKNADNEDMGK, encoded by the coding sequence ATGAGATTTCCACACTGGGAGCATCCCGAAATTATTGAGGGGAAGCCCACAAAATATTCATGGATCGTTCAGCATAAGGATAATTTTACGCTGGGATCGCAAACGGATATTGGTGCGTTTACATATATAAATGCAAAAAACGGGGTTTCAATTGAGGATTTCGTACAGATTGGATCGCACTGTTCGATATACTCGATCTCAACCATTGATGACAAGGCGGGAAAAGTAATTTTGGGAAGAAATTGCCGCATTGGAAGTCATTCGGTAATAATGCCCGGTGTAACCATTGGAAACAATTCAAGGATCGGTGCATTCAGTTTTGTTAATACGGATATTCCCGATAATGTTGTGGCGTATGGAATACCGGCCCGTGTGATCAGACCATTAACATCAGAAGAAAAAAACGCTGATAACGAGGATATGGGGAAATGA